The following proteins are co-located in the Thermodesulfobacteriota bacterium genome:
- a CDS encoding DMT family transporter: MIIYIKLFLTAAFWGGTFIAGKVLAQNVGPFSASFLRFLTASCFLLIITWKMDGRLPGMHRKQIFPVILLGLTGVFSYNVFFFKGLRLIDAGRASIIIANNPIFITIFAALIFREKLTLPKFIGVLISVTGAVIVISKGNLNAILSSGLGLGELYIFCCVASWVCYSLIGKAVMNALSPLVSVTYSAIIGTACLFVPALFEGMLSDMRHYMVSEWVSIFYLGFFGTVVGFVWYYEGIKKIGPTRASLFINFVPVTAIILAFLILKEPITLSLFIGTVFVCSGVYLTNRS, translated from the coding sequence TGGGGCGGGACGTTTATCGCCGGCAAAGTCCTGGCGCAAAACGTAGGCCCGTTTTCAGCTTCCTTTCTGCGGTTTTTGACTGCATCATGCTTTCTTTTAATAATAACCTGGAAAATGGACGGGCGTTTACCTGGAATGCACAGGAAACAGATCTTCCCCGTCATTCTCCTGGGGCTTACAGGTGTGTTCTCCTATAACGTCTTTTTTTTTAAAGGACTGAGGCTAATTGACGCGGGTCGCGCTTCCATTATTATCGCCAATAATCCCATATTCATAACCATCTTTGCTGCGCTTATTTTCAGGGAAAAGCTGACCCTGCCTAAATTCATCGGAGTGCTGATTTCGGTTACCGGCGCAGTGATTGTTATATCAAAGGGTAACCTCAACGCTATCCTGAGCAGCGGTCTGGGTTTGGGAGAGTTGTATATTTTCTGCTGTGTTGCCAGCTGGGTTTGTTATTCTTTGATTGGAAAAGCCGTGATGAACGCCCTTTCGCCCCTTGTTTCCGTGACATACTCCGCAATCATCGGTACGGCCTGCCTGTTTGTCCCTGCCCTGTTTGAAGGAATGCTAAGCGATATGAGGCATTATATGGTCAGCGAATGGGTAAGCATATTTTACCTGGGATTCTTCGGTACCGTTGTTGGTTTTGTATGGTACTATGAAGGAATTAAAAAAATCGGCCCCACCAGAGCAAGCCTTTTCATCAATTTTGTGCCTGTCACCGCGATCATACTTGCCTTTCTAATTTTAAAAGAGCCAATTACGCTGTCCCTTTTCATCGGAACCGTATTTGTTTGTTCAGGTGTATACCTTACCAATAGATCTTAA
- the fabD gene encoding ACP S-malonyltransferase: MKKIAFLFPGQGSQSVGMGLDLYQEYDFVRELFDMAEETCRINISKLCFKGPMEDLTMTVNLQPAVTVVNLAFLAAIKKEGLKPYVSAGHSLGEYSALCTSGIVSNQDTVALVYKRGELMHDESIKHAGAMHAVIGLPIEKVDEIVQDVQQDGVVSVANHNTELQIVITGAPEPVKKVSSLAASQGAKSIPLKVSGAWHSELIKGAEEKFREFIDPFAFNQPEKPVIFNVTADYEEDPAQIKSIMAKQLVSPVRWYDSMRKLIEEEIDIFVEVGPGRVLSGLSRKILPKEYGGKIYSVNNMKTLEQFLTDAG, translated from the coding sequence TTGAAAAAAATAGCATTTCTTTTTCCGGGACAGGGTTCCCAGTCGGTGGGAATGGGGCTCGACTTATATCAGGAGTATGATTTTGTCAGAGAACTTTTTGATATGGCCGAAGAGACGTGCAGGATAAATATCTCGAAACTTTGCTTTAAAGGACCCATGGAAGATCTTACCATGACGGTAAACCTTCAGCCGGCGGTCACAGTGGTAAATCTTGCATTTCTTGCTGCCATTAAAAAAGAAGGATTAAAACCTTATGTTTCAGCCGGTCACAGTCTCGGCGAATACAGCGCCCTTTGTACGTCAGGTATCGTTTCAAATCAGGATACAGTTGCCCTGGTCTATAAGCGGGGGGAATTAATGCACGATGAATCGATAAAACATGCCGGGGCCATGCATGCTGTTATCGGCCTGCCCATTGAAAAGGTGGACGAAATTGTTCAAGATGTTCAACAGGATGGTGTGGTGTCGGTGGCGAACCATAATACCGAGCTGCAGATTGTCATTACCGGCGCTCCTGAACCGGTAAAAAAGGTGTCTTCCCTGGCCGCCTCACAGGGCGCTAAATCGATCCCTTTAAAAGTAAGCGGTGCCTGGCATAGTGAATTAATAAAAGGAGCGGAGGAAAAGTTCAGGGAGTTTATCGATCCGTTTGCCTTCAATCAGCCGGAGAAACCGGTTATTTTCAACGTCACGGCAGATTATGAGGAAGATCCCGCCCAAATCAAATCGATTATGGCAAAACAGCTTGTCAGTCCGGTTCGATGGTATGATTCCATGCGAAAGCTTATTGAAGAAGAGATCGACATTTTCGTGGAGGTGGGTCCGGGGAGAGTCCTTAGTGGCTTAAGCAGAAAGATTCTTCCAAAGGAGTACGGGGGAAAAATTTATTCAGTAAATAATATGAAAACCCTGGAGCAATTTTTAACCGATGCGGGTTAA